In a single window of the Desulfatirhabdium butyrativorans DSM 18734 genome:
- a CDS encoding ABC transporter substrate-binding protein, producing the protein MALALLVFTSLTHAGNPPPLEKLSFLPQWRPQAQFAGYYVALEKGLYRRAGIDLEIIPGGPDRSATDYLIHHRADIVSMWLSSAVQLAADGVDIGHLAQVIQRSALMMVSKKSSGINSIRDMNGRKIAMWPSDFQIQPLAFFERNGIAVQPITLANTLNIFLRGGSELALVMWYNEYHTLQMYGVDPEQLQPFFFSETDLDFPEDGLFAMGDTWVSRQNTLCRFVQASFDGWRYAFDHPEEAIDIVLAAMRRESVPASRSHQAWMLSCMKSLILPRNPSERMGVLQVSDYVRVSRVLEDCHRITGTPNFDYFSKGCMNDVSQ; encoded by the coding sequence ATGGCACTTGCCCTCCTGGTTTTCACTTCCCTGACCCATGCCGGAAACCCTCCTCCGTTGGAAAAACTGTCCTTTTTGCCGCAATGGCGGCCACAGGCTCAGTTTGCCGGATATTACGTCGCCCTCGAAAAAGGATTGTATCGTCGCGCCGGAATCGATCTGGAAATCATTCCGGGCGGGCCGGATCGCTCCGCGACAGACTATCTGATCCATCACAGGGCAGATATCGTATCGATGTGGCTCTCGAGCGCCGTACAACTGGCTGCCGACGGCGTCGATATCGGCCACCTGGCGCAGGTCATTCAGCGCTCCGCCCTGATGATGGTTTCCAAAAAATCGAGCGGCATCAACAGTATCCGGGACATGAACGGCAGAAAAATCGCCATGTGGCCATCCGATTTCCAGATCCAGCCCCTGGCCTTTTTCGAGCGCAACGGTATTGCCGTTCAGCCCATCACCCTGGCCAACACGCTCAATATCTTCCTGCGAGGCGGTTCGGAGCTCGCTTTGGTCATGTGGTATAATGAATACCATACCCTGCAGATGTACGGGGTCGATCCCGAACAGTTGCAGCCGTTTTTCTTTTCGGAAACGGATCTGGATTTTCCGGAAGACGGTTTGTTTGCGATGGGCGACACCTGGGTTTCCCGTCAAAACACGTTGTGCCGCTTCGTCCAGGCATCCTTTGACGGATGGCGCTATGCGTTCGATCATCCCGAAGAAGCCATCGATATCGTGCTGGCCGCCATGCGGCGGGAATCGGTTCCCGCCAGCCGGAGCCATCAGGCATGGATGCTTTCCTGCATGAAGTCCCTGATCCTGCCCAGGAATCCATCCGAGCGGATGGGGGTGCTCCAGGTATCGGATTATGTTCGGGTCTCCCGCGTGCTGGAAGACTGCCATCGAATCACCGGGACACCCAATTTCGATTATTTTTCGAAAGGCTGCATGAACGATGTTTCGCAATAG
- a CDS encoding ABC transporter substrate-binding protein, whose amino-acid sequence MKHHPVLTPFVLVLMALIHPVSPLHAEEINYRLKWLYNVSVIGDVYAEAKGFFDREGLKVSVKEGGPERDPIKELEMGYAQFGVASADQIIRALSKGSPIVVIAQLFQKNPLQWMYRPEKIRIDGASDLRGKRIGITYGGNDETIMRTILAQAGIRENDVRLYSVRYDYTPFYQARVDLWPVYVNAQAVIIRQKLDQAGEKTALFNPEELGIRFVANSVITSGKLLADHPEWVHRFRTGLLEGWKEAMDPAHAKDALQTLARFDRDTAPEIMAEQLAETRKLVRPDGVAAVGAIDEAAWKQTEQILLSRKIITKPVHVERFLIR is encoded by the coding sequence ATGAAACATCATCCCGTCCTCACACCATTTGTCCTTGTTCTGATGGCGCTGATCCACCCGGTTTCGCCGCTGCACGCCGAGGAGATCAATTATCGGCTCAAATGGCTCTACAATGTCAGTGTCATCGGAGACGTCTATGCCGAGGCCAAAGGATTTTTCGACCGTGAAGGCCTGAAGGTATCCGTAAAGGAAGGCGGCCCCGAACGGGATCCCATCAAAGAGCTGGAAATGGGCTATGCACAATTCGGCGTGGCTTCGGCGGACCAGATCATCCGAGCACTCTCGAAAGGTTCGCCCATTGTGGTGATCGCCCAGCTTTTCCAGAAAAATCCCCTGCAGTGGATGTACCGGCCTGAAAAAATCCGGATCGATGGGGCATCCGACCTCCGAGGCAAACGAATCGGCATCACCTACGGCGGAAACGACGAGACCATCATGCGCACCATCCTGGCGCAGGCGGGCATCCGGGAAAACGACGTGCGCCTCTACAGTGTCCGCTATGACTATACCCCGTTCTATCAGGCCAGGGTGGATTTGTGGCCTGTCTACGTCAACGCGCAGGCAGTGATCATCCGGCAGAAACTCGATCAGGCCGGCGAAAAAACCGCCCTGTTCAACCCGGAAGAACTCGGCATCCGCTTTGTCGCCAATTCGGTGATCACCTCCGGCAAATTGCTTGCCGATCATCCGGAATGGGTTCACCGGTTCAGAACCGGTCTGCTGGAAGGCTGGAAAGAAGCAATGGATCCAGCCCATGCAAAAGACGCACTTCAGACGCTCGCACGGTTCGATCGCGACACGGCCCCTGAAATCATGGCCGAGCAGTTGGCAGAAACCAGAAAGCTGGTCCGTCCCGATGGCGTTGCTGCGGTCGGGGCCATCGATGAAGCGGCATGGAAACAGACCGAGCAAATCCTCCTGAGCCGAAAGATCATCACCAAACCGGTTCATGTGGAACGGTTTCTGATACGATAG
- a CDS encoding ABC transporter permease has product MLRNRMAQFLLLYLLALAGLLALKYALRLSDYIIPPPGEILQTATAVASRYLENVLDTLSIAILGHAISLVLAFAIGILGSGKSAFGALVKTAAYNIQSYPIVAVAPIIFILLGDGLLSRLIISVLICYFPLLLTVMGVLSEPVEDIEHFYRISGKISRGLQVRIRMFENIGKLTTVTVGSATMAMVGTIVAEFIASNAGIGYSIRIALYQSDMAKIIVALFWIGIATSLYLTTVEWIGGIIQRRMEQ; this is encoded by the coding sequence ATGCTACGTAACCGGATGGCGCAGTTTCTGCTGCTCTACCTGCTGGCGCTGGCAGGGTTGCTGGCCCTCAAATACGCCCTGAGACTCTCGGATTATATCATCCCGCCGCCTGGAGAAATTCTCCAAACGGCAACGGCGGTGGCGAGCCGCTATCTGGAAAATGTTCTCGATACCCTGTCGATCGCCATCCTCGGGCATGCCATCTCCCTGGTGCTCGCCTTCGCCATCGGTATCCTCGGTTCAGGAAAAAGCGCATTTGGCGCCCTGGTCAAAACGGCCGCGTACAACATCCAGTCCTATCCGATCGTTGCGGTTGCCCCGATCATTTTCATCCTGCTCGGGGATGGGCTCCTGAGCCGACTGATCATCTCCGTTCTGATCTGCTATTTCCCCCTGCTGCTGACCGTGATGGGCGTGCTCTCCGAACCCGTCGAGGACATCGAGCATTTCTACCGCATCAGCGGAAAGATTTCCCGGGGGCTGCAGGTCCGGATCCGGATGTTCGAAAACATCGGCAAATTGACGACCGTGACTGTCGGAAGCGCCACCATGGCGATGGTGGGAACCATCGTTGCGGAATTCATTGCATCCAATGCCGGAATCGGTTACAGCATCCGTATCGCCCTGTACCAGAGCGATATGGCCAAAATCATCGTGGCGCTTTTCTGGATCGGCATCGCCACATCGCTGTATCTGACCACGGTGGAATGGATCGGCGGCATCATCCAGCGCCGGATGGAGCAGTGA
- a CDS encoding ATP-binding cassette domain-containing protein, with protein MPIIRCDNLRYRYPESEALIFNDVHFQFQRPGFHALFGHSGAGKTTLARMIAGEISGYEGRITFDGIQRIFYTHNMERLPNWASAGDILRSTTPTAFLELLDRLIAIFGLQSCLQSRFGRLSLGQKNRINLTRYLVQPFDALVLDESLANVDETTRGVIISEIKSIFPQRCFIYISHNMLEVSRYCDEIVILRSAPKTPQVVSVCGLNETGAGTAMASKPLEAILLEIAHAT; from the coding sequence ATGCCGATCATCCGATGCGACAATCTGCGCTACCGTTATCCGGAAAGCGAGGCCCTCATTTTTAACGACGTGCATTTCCAGTTTCAGCGGCCCGGATTCCATGCGCTTTTCGGCCATTCAGGCGCCGGCAAGACCACCCTGGCCCGCATGATTGCAGGCGAGATTTCCGGATATGAAGGACGGATCACATTCGACGGCATCCAGCGCATTTTCTATACCCACAACATGGAACGTCTTCCCAACTGGGCCAGTGCAGGCGATATTCTCCGATCGACCACCCCGACAGCTTTCCTCGAACTTCTGGATCGGCTCATCGCTATATTCGGGTTGCAGAGCTGCCTGCAGTCCCGCTTCGGCAGGCTTTCCCTGGGTCAGAAAAACCGGATCAATCTCACCCGCTATCTCGTGCAACCTTTCGATGCGCTCGTCCTCGATGAAAGTCTCGCCAATGTGGATGAAACCACCCGGGGCGTGATCATTTCCGAGATCAAATCGATTTTCCCGCAGCGATGCTTCATCTATATCTCCCACAACATGCTCGAAGTCAGCCGGTACTGCGATGAGATTGTCATCCTGCGAAGCGCCCCGAAAACTCCCCAGGTCGTGTCGGTGTGCGGGTTGAACGAAACCGGCGCCGGAACGGCCATGGCATCGAAGCCCCTGGAGGCGATTCTGTTGGAGATTGCCCATGCTACGTAA
- a CDS encoding thermonuclease family protein encodes MHPGKPSKNAKSAISCIGGRCTTPRLIGHRRTSVWLSALPLVLLVSLLLCPGKAAFAESLVREVQDGDTIVLQDGRAIRYLGVNAPEMASDMHPDQPFAREAAQWNKTAVLGKSVRLEMDTETKDVFGRTLAYVYLPNGTMVNQAILAAGMAQYFPYRLNMKHAKLLLDAQRSAMQARKGLWQTWQEKPGTYIANTRSLRFHEPGCPFGRKTSSRNRVTFHRLWDAFWEGYFPCKQCLPGRGLSPKP; translated from the coding sequence ATGCACCCTGGCAAACCATCGAAAAATGCAAAATCGGCCATTTCGTGCATTGGAGGAAGGTGCACCACCCCTCGCCTGATCGGGCATCGCCGCACATCCGTCTGGTTGTCGGCGCTGCCCCTTGTTCTGTTGGTATCGCTCCTGTTGTGTCCAGGCAAGGCGGCTTTTGCGGAAAGCCTGGTCCGTGAAGTCCAGGATGGCGATACGATCGTGCTGCAGGATGGCAGGGCCATTCGCTACCTCGGCGTCAACGCCCCGGAGATGGCATCCGACATGCATCCCGATCAGCCCTTTGCCAGAGAAGCGGCCCAGTGGAACAAAACCGCGGTTCTCGGGAAATCCGTCCGGCTTGAAATGGACACCGAGACAAAGGATGTGTTCGGCAGAACATTGGCCTATGTCTATCTGCCCAATGGAACGATGGTCAACCAGGCAATCCTTGCTGCGGGCATGGCGCAATATTTTCCCTACAGACTGAACATGAAGCACGCGAAGCTGCTGCTGGACGCTCAGCGAAGCGCGATGCAGGCCAGAAAAGGGCTTTGGCAGACTTGGCAGGAAAAGCCCGGCACCTACATCGCAAACACCCGCTCCCTCCGGTTTCATGAACCCGGATGCCCTTTCGGACGAAAAACGTCATCCCGCAACCGGGTGACCTTCCATCGGTTATGGGATGCCTTCTGGGAGGGCTATTTCCCCTGCAAACAATGCCTGCCGGGAAGGGGGCTTTCTCCCAAACCCTGA
- a CDS encoding HDIG domain-containing metalloprotein has product MTMNKPTREDAWKLLCRYNQSESLIKHALSVEAVMRHMARLRGEDEEKWGVIGLIHDLDYERFPEQHCKKTEEILRDEQWPADYIRAVVSHGWGLCSDVEPISELEKVLYAVDELTGLVTTAALVRPSRSILDMEASSVKKKWKDKRFAAGVNRSVIEKGCAMLGMELTTLITDTILGMRTAAEAIGLAGAVHCPQAAH; this is encoded by the coding sequence ATGACCATGAACAAACCGACCCGTGAAGACGCATGGAAACTGCTGTGCCGCTACAACCAGTCCGAAAGCCTCATCAAACACGCCCTGAGTGTCGAGGCAGTCATGCGCCATATGGCCAGGCTTCGGGGGGAAGACGAGGAGAAATGGGGCGTCATCGGCCTGATTCACGATCTCGACTATGAGCGGTTTCCGGAACAACACTGCAAGAAGACCGAAGAAATTCTGCGGGACGAACAATGGCCGGCCGATTACATCCGGGCTGTCGTAAGCCATGGATGGGGGCTTTGCTCGGATGTGGAACCCATCAGCGAACTGGAAAAAGTGCTCTATGCCGTCGATGAGCTGACGGGCCTGGTGACGACTGCGGCCCTGGTCCGGCCATCCCGCAGCATCCTCGATATGGAGGCTTCAAGCGTCAAGAAGAAATGGAAAGACAAGCGCTTTGCGGCAGGGGTCAACCGGAGCGTCATCGAAAAAGGATGCGCCATGCTCGGCATGGAGCTGACAACCCTGATCACGGACACCATCCTGGGCATGCGCACTGCGGCCGAGGCCATCGGTCTTGCCGGAGCGGTCCACTGCCCGCAGGCGGCGCACTGA
- a CDS encoding GspE/PulE family protein, with protein MPEPVICNNGTPNVQSLQHEVIYRRKLQDICNRINAASNIDEILVHLRDEIITLFEAQRLTIYVVDGPKKELFSRFKSGDEIAEIRIPISASSIAGFSAFKQRVVNIANCYDAAELSRIDPALRFDSSWDQKTGFVTRQVLACPIIHQKFLLGVIQLINRANNKPFSAVDERSVQELAGILGIALYNQKRMAISRPSKFDYLIDENLITLKELEKAIIESRQRKEPIESILMRQYKIDKKHIMTSMSRFYKLPFVEFSPRFVIPGELISRVKPAFLRTNVWVPLKIEEGHVVIAIDNPRDLQKIDMIKSIFKTEPLKLCLALEDDIHQFITLFTHEEKDTAGIDEILSRLQSDADEIEETDTSVGEEDSAVVQLANKIILDAYNRKASDIHIEPYPGKENVQVRFRVDGQCHTYQTIPYNYRNAIVSRIKIMAELDIAERRKPQDGKIKFKKYGGKDIELRVATIPTQGGLEDVVMRILAAGEPIPLDKMGFSKKNYDAFISAITKPYGIIFVCGPTGSGKTTTLHSALGYINKVETKIWTAEDPVEITQRGLRQVQVAPRIGFDFSMAMRAFLRADPDVIMVGEMRDKETTQIGIEASLTGHLVFSTLHTNSAPESVTRLLDMGMDPFNFADAVLCILAQRLVLTLCKECKKPYHPGREEYDELVREYGREAFEKNVRIPYSNELTLYKPEGCDACNHTGYKGRMGIHELLMGTDAVKKLIQTKARMEEIRDQAIADGMTTLKQDGIEKVFSGHCNLLQVRKVCIK; from the coding sequence ATGCCGGAACCCGTTATATGCAACAATGGCACCCCGAATGTGCAGAGCCTGCAGCATGAGGTCATCTACCGGCGAAAATTGCAGGATATCTGCAACCGCATCAATGCGGCCAGCAACATCGACGAGATTCTCGTCCATCTGCGCGATGAGATCATCACCCTCTTTGAAGCCCAGAGGCTGACCATCTACGTCGTTGACGGGCCCAAAAAGGAGTTGTTTTCCCGATTCAAATCGGGAGACGAAATCGCGGAAATCCGCATCCCGATCAGCGCCTCGAGCATCGCCGGATTCTCGGCCTTCAAGCAACGGGTGGTCAATATCGCCAACTGCTATGACGCCGCAGAGCTCTCGCGTATCGATCCGGCGCTGCGTTTCGATTCCAGTTGGGATCAGAAAACCGGATTTGTCACCCGCCAGGTGCTGGCTTGCCCCATCATCCACCAGAAATTTCTTCTCGGCGTCATCCAGTTGATCAACCGGGCCAACAACAAGCCGTTTTCGGCAGTAGATGAACGATCTGTCCAGGAACTTGCAGGCATTCTCGGGATTGCACTCTACAACCAGAAACGGATGGCCATCAGCAGGCCCAGCAAATTCGATTACCTGATCGACGAAAACCTCATTACCCTCAAAGAGCTCGAAAAGGCCATCATCGAATCCAGACAGCGCAAGGAACCGATCGAATCCATCCTGATGCGGCAGTACAAGATCGACAAGAAGCATATCATGACTTCCATGAGCCGGTTTTACAAACTGCCATTTGTTGAGTTTTCTCCCAGATTCGTCATCCCCGGAGAGCTCATCTCCCGCGTCAAACCGGCCTTTCTGCGCACCAATGTCTGGGTCCCCCTCAAAATCGAAGAAGGGCATGTGGTGATTGCCATCGACAATCCGAGGGATCTGCAGAAAATCGACATGATCAAATCGATTTTCAAAACGGAGCCCCTCAAACTCTGCCTTGCCCTTGAAGACGACATTCACCAGTTCATTACCCTCTTTACCCATGAGGAAAAGGATACGGCAGGCATCGACGAAATTCTGTCCCGCCTCCAGAGCGACGCCGACGAAATCGAGGAAACGGATACCAGCGTCGGAGAGGAAGACAGCGCTGTCGTGCAGCTGGCCAACAAGATCATTCTGGATGCCTACAACCGCAAGGCATCCGATATTCACATCGAACCCTATCCCGGAAAAGAGAACGTTCAAGTCCGGTTTCGGGTGGACGGCCAGTGCCATACCTACCAGACAATCCCGTACAATTACCGCAACGCCATCGTTTCCCGAATCAAGATCATGGCGGAGCTGGATATCGCAGAGCGCCGAAAACCCCAGGACGGAAAAATCAAGTTCAAGAAATACGGTGGAAAAGACATCGAACTGCGCGTAGCCACCATCCCGACGCAGGGCGGGCTGGAAGATGTCGTGATGCGGATTCTGGCCGCCGGAGAGCCCATTCCCCTCGACAAGATGGGATTTTCGAAAAAGAACTATGACGCTTTCATCAGCGCCATCACCAAGCCCTACGGCATCATTTTTGTTTGCGGGCCGACTGGCTCCGGGAAAACGACGACGCTGCATTCCGCTCTCGGGTACATCAATAAGGTGGAAACCAAAATCTGGACCGCGGAAGATCCTGTCGAAATCACCCAAAGGGGGCTTCGCCAGGTTCAGGTGGCCCCGAGAATCGGTTTCGATTTTTCGATGGCCATGCGCGCGTTTCTTCGGGCGGATCCCGATGTGATCATGGTGGGTGAAATGCGGGACAAGGAAACCACACAGATCGGCATCGAGGCATCTCTGACGGGACATCTCGTCTTCTCGACGCTTCATACCAACAGCGCGCCCGAATCCGTAACGAGACTTCTCGACATGGGCATGGACCCGTTCAATTTTGCAGACGCCGTCCTGTGTATTCTGGCGCAGCGCCTCGTGCTGACCCTGTGCAAGGAATGCAAGAAACCCTATCATCCCGGCCGGGAAGAATATGATGAACTCGTGCGGGAATACGGGCGGGAAGCCTTCGAGAAGAATGTCCGCATTCCTTACAGCAACGAGCTGACCCTGTATAAACCCGAAGGGTGCGATGCATGCAACCATACCGGTTACAAGGGCCGGATGGGCATTCATGAGCTTCTGATGGGAACCGATGCGGTCAAGAAACTGATTCAGACCAAGGCCCGGATGGAGGAAATCCGGGATCAGGCCATTGCCGACGGCATGACCACCCTGAAGCAGGACGGGATCGAAAAAGTCTTTTCGGGCCATTGCAATCTGCTGCAGGTCCGAAAGGTCTGCATCAAATAA
- the amrS gene encoding AmmeMemoRadiSam system radical SAM enzyme, whose translation MEAILYQKADDLRVSCNLCAHRCVIPNGKRGICGVRENREGTLVSLVYGKLIAEHVDPIEKKPLYHFLPGSLSYSIATVGCNFRCRFCQNADIAQMPNDRNGIILGEKRSAGAIVRNAIANGCKSIAFTYTEPTVFAEFAFDVMKAGHREELKNVFVTNGYMSEEALEYLAPVLDAANVDLKAFSDAFYRKVCSAKLQPVLDTLQRMKAKGIWIEITTLLIPGMNDDPDELRRLAAFIRYELGPGVPWHISRFHPDYKMLDRAFTPVPTLQEARRIGLAAGLHHVYTGNVPGDAGEHTYCPACSALLIERMGFRIRKNRIVERKCPECGATIEMVDA comes from the coding sequence ATGGAAGCGATCCTGTATCAGAAAGCCGATGATCTCCGTGTCTCCTGCAATCTCTGCGCACACCGCTGTGTGATCCCAAACGGAAAACGCGGCATTTGCGGCGTACGGGAAAACCGTGAGGGGACGCTTGTCTCCCTGGTATACGGAAAGTTGATCGCAGAGCATGTCGATCCCATCGAAAAAAAACCGCTCTACCATTTTCTTCCCGGCTCCCTTTCCTATTCCATCGCGACGGTAGGATGCAATTTCCGTTGCAGATTCTGCCAGAATGCGGATATTGCTCAGATGCCCAACGATCGCAACGGCATCATCCTGGGAGAGAAGCGATCGGCAGGCGCCATCGTCCGCAACGCCATCGCCAACGGATGCAAGAGCATCGCCTTTACCTACACCGAACCGACGGTCTTCGCCGAATTCGCCTTCGACGTGATGAAAGCCGGGCACAGGGAAGAATTGAAAAATGTTTTTGTCACCAATGGCTATATGAGCGAAGAAGCCCTGGAATATCTTGCACCCGTGCTGGATGCCGCCAATGTCGATCTGAAAGCCTTTTCGGATGCATTCTATCGAAAGGTCTGTTCCGCAAAACTGCAGCCCGTCCTCGATACGTTGCAACGCATGAAAGCCAAAGGGATATGGATCGAGATCACCACACTGCTCATCCCCGGCATGAACGACGATCCGGACGAATTGCGGCGGCTTGCGGCCTTTATCCGTTACGAACTCGGGCCGGGCGTTCCCTGGCATATCAGCCGATTTCATCCCGACTACAAGATGCTCGATCGCGCCTTCACACCGGTTCCCACGCTGCAGGAAGCCAGGCGCATCGGACTGGCGGCGGGCCTGCATCATGTATATACCGGAAATGTGCCCGGTGATGCCGGCGAGCATACGTACTGTCCGGCGTGTTCGGCGCTGCTGATCGAACGCATGGGATTCAGGATCCGGAAAAACCGCATTGTGGAAAGGAAATGTCCCGAATGCGGAGCAACCATCGAAATGGTGGATGCGTAA
- a CDS encoding class I SAM-dependent methyltransferase has translation MDALFDFQTAKAYVAWWKQSEHRAAVALQSQLMIEMLQPLRGKSALVIGCGNHTVCSTLLDAGLSVTCIDNSPYLLDIAEQSLGKRIDFLRYDGDDMPFSDNAFHYATLFCALEFLPDPFKTLEEVFRVTRNRVFIALFNPYATSGFRRQMMRIFPKEKHHAIHVFTCSQLKRAIRAMLGRVPVTSCYASFFPQSNNWMSRTLDHAACMRRLPFGTFSLLTASVVPRFRTRPLVVNYREAEKRSTAPMPVQMGCDPSRRLPANFDGYPPPESLQDISAFAGLSKPSFRTPQPSTMGRKTSHGSDPVSESR, from the coding sequence ATGGATGCGCTTTTCGACTTTCAAACGGCCAAAGCCTATGTCGCGTGGTGGAAACAATCCGAACATCGAGCCGCCGTTGCCCTGCAATCGCAGCTCATGATCGAGATGCTTCAGCCGTTGCGCGGAAAATCGGCCCTTGTCATCGGATGCGGCAATCATACCGTGTGCAGCACGCTCCTCGATGCAGGTCTTTCAGTCACCTGCATCGATAACTCCCCGTATCTCCTCGATATAGCGGAGCAATCTCTTGGGAAACGCATTGATTTCCTTCGTTACGACGGAGACGACATGCCGTTTTCAGACAATGCGTTCCACTATGCGACGTTGTTTTGCGCCCTCGAATTTCTGCCCGATCCCTTCAAAACCCTCGAGGAGGTTTTCCGGGTCACACGTAACCGGGTCTTTATCGCTCTGTTCAACCCCTATGCAACGAGCGGTTTTCGACGGCAGATGATGCGGATTTTCCCGAAAGAAAAGCATCACGCCATTCACGTCTTCACCTGTTCTCAACTGAAACGAGCGATCCGGGCCATGCTGGGAAGGGTTCCCGTAACAAGCTGTTATGCCTCTTTTTTCCCGCAGTCGAACAACTGGATGAGCCGAACGCTGGACCATGCCGCATGCATGCGCCGCCTGCCTTTCGGCACATTTTCGCTGCTGACGGCATCCGTCGTTCCCCGATTCCGAACGAGGCCCCTTGTCGTCAACTACCGGGAAGCCGAAAAGCGCTCGACCGCGCCGATGCCTGTCCAGATGGGGTGCGATCCATCCCGGCGGTTGCCCGCAAATTTCGACGGATACCCACCACCGGAAAGCCTGCAGGATATTTCGGCATTCGCCGGGCTATCGAAACCATCGTTCCGAACACCGCAACCATCGACGATGGGGAGGAAAACATCCCATGGAAGCGATCCTGTATCAGAAAGCCGATGA
- a CDS encoding beta-ketoacyl-ACP synthase III encodes MANFAATITGTGSAFPAGIVTNQDIVEKLAASGIETSDQWIRERSGIRERRMSAPGNAEEYNSALGFAASRAALEMAGRKPEDIDLIAYATCTPDTVIPSTSCWLQHRLGAVNAWAMDLNAACSGFLYCLSIADQFIQTGQVKTALVIGAEVLSSIINWSDRGSCILFGDAAGAVVVERAEADTPNRILSATLRSDGNLWELLHIPAGGSRFPATAEIIRDYLNKIQMNGRELFKVAVRTLTSFAKQTLKKHKLTPEELDWFIPHQANIRIIEAVAERLSIPMEKVLVNIDRFGNTSSATIPTVLDEAVRAGKIRKGQTVLMDAFGSGLTFGAVLVRY; translated from the coding sequence TTGGCAAATTTTGCAGCAACCATTACGGGTACCGGATCGGCCTTTCCGGCCGGAATCGTTACCAATCAGGATATTGTGGAAAAGCTGGCAGCCTCGGGGATTGAAACCAGCGACCAGTGGATCCGGGAAAGAAGCGGCATCCGCGAACGCCGGATGTCTGCCCCCGGCAATGCAGAAGAGTACAATTCCGCGCTCGGTTTTGCGGCAAGCCGCGCCGCGTTGGAAATGGCCGGCAGGAAACCGGAAGATATCGACCTGATCGCCTATGCCACCTGCACGCCGGATACGGTCATTCCATCGACGTCCTGCTGGCTGCAGCACAGGCTCGGAGCGGTCAACGCCTGGGCGATGGATCTCAATGCCGCATGCTCCGGATTCCTGTACTGCCTGAGCATCGCCGATCAGTTCATTCAGACGGGGCAGGTCAAAACCGCCCTGGTGATTGGAGCCGAAGTTCTGAGTTCCATCATCAACTGGTCGGACCGCGGATCGTGTATTCTGTTCGGAGATGCGGCAGGGGCCGTGGTTGTCGAGAGGGCCGAGGCGGATACGCCGAATCGCATTCTTTCCGCAACCCTTCGTTCCGACGGGAACCTCTGGGAACTGCTGCATATTCCGGCAGGTGGATCTCGATTTCCGGCGACTGCGGAGATCATCCGGGATTACCTGAACAAGATTCAGATGAACGGCAGGGAACTATTCAAGGTCGCCGTTCGAACCCTGACCAGTTTTGCCAAACAGACCCTGAAGAAGCACAAACTCACTCCGGAAGAGCTGGACTGGTTCATTCCCCACCAGGCCAATATCCGGATCATCGAAGCGGTTGCCGAACGGCTGTCCATCCCCATGGAAAAAGTTCTCGTGAATATCGACCGTTTCGGCAATACGTCCTCTGCCACCATCCCGACGGTCCTCGATGAGGCGGTACGGGCCGGAAAAATCCGCAAAGGCCAGACTGTTCTGATGGATGCATTCGGTTCAGGGTTGACCTTTGGCGCCGTTCTGGTGCGCTATTAA